TTAGATGTAGCGGTAGACTTACGTAAAAACTCACTTACATATGGAAAACATTTCAGTGTTGTTTTAAGTGCCGAAAATAAAAAGCAATTGATGGTACCTCATGGATTTGCACATGGTTTTTCGGTTTTAAGCGAAACGGCTTCTGTCATGTATAAAGTAGATCGGTTGTACCATAAAGAAAGTGAAAGAGGGATTCGTTATGATGATCCCACTTTGGCTATTGATTGGCAGGTAAGTACTGATGAAGTAATCGTTTCAGAAAAGGATGTAATTTTACCCTCTTTTGATCAAATCGATTGGACATTTGAATAATATGCAAAAAATTTTAGTAACAGGAGCCACTGGACAGTTGGGCTCAGAGTTGAAAGTGTTGTCAGAAAACTATTGGCAATATGAATGGGTTTTCGCGGATAGAACTCAAATTTCATTGGATCATTTGTCTAAGTTGAAAATTCAATTGGAGTTAATTCGTCCAAATTTCATATTAAATTGCGGCGCTTATACTGCAGTGGATAAAGCAGAAACGGAACAAAATCTAGCAGATATTGTTAATCATCAATCAGTTAAAGTACTTGCGCAATATGCGAATGAGAATAAAGTAAAACTAATTCATATTTCGACGGATTATGTTTTTGATGGGTCTTCTGCTATTGCATTAACAGAAGAAGCTTTAACGCAGCCTATTAATGTATATGGTGCCACCAAAAGAGCTGGGGAATTAGCGGCGATCGCAGTTAATCCGGATGTTATTATTATTAGAACTTCTTGGGTTTACAGTAGGTTTGGGAATAATTTTGTAAAAACCATGCAACGTTTGTTGCAAGAACGAGATAGTATTAGTGTGGTAAATGATCAAGTAGGTTCACCAACTTATGCGGCCGATTTAGCGCAGGCTATGATGACAATTGTTGAAGCTCCTGAATGGATTCCAGGTATTTATAATTACTCAAATGAAGGCGAAATCAGTTGGTACGAATTTGTATTAGCTATTCAAGAAATTGGGGGTTATGAATGTGATGTGAAGGGAATACCATCATCATCTTATCCTACCCCTGCAAAACGTCCTGCCTTTTCTTTATTAGATAAAACAAAAATTAAAAGGGTTTATAATGTTGTAGTTCCTGATTATAAGGATAGTTTGAAGAAATGTTTAGAAATTAAAGTTTAAAGTTGTTCAATTAGTAAATTGGACAAATATCAAAATATAAAATAGTATGAAAAATATATTAATTACAGGTGGAGCGGGATTTATTGGATCCCACGTAGTACGTCTTTTTGTGAAAAAATACCCGCAATACCAAATATTCAATTTGGATGCCTTGACTTATGCCGGAAATTTGGAGAATATAGTTGATATTGAAAAGGAGCCCAATTATACGTTTATAAAAGGAGATATTGTAGACGCACCATTTATTGATGCTTTATTTGCGGAACATCAATTTGATGGAGTTTTGCATTTGGCTGCCGAATCACATGTAGATCGTTCTATTACCGATCCGTTATCCTTTGTGAAAACAAATGTTATAGGAACAATGAATTTGTTAAATGCTGCCAAAACGATTTGGAATGGTAACTATGTAGGAAAACGTTTTTACCACATTAGTACTGATGAGGTTTATGGTAGTTTAGGTTCCGAAGGGTTGTTTACGGAAACTACTGCTTATGATCCTAACTCTCCTTATTCAGCTTCTAAAGCCAGTTCGGATCATTTTGTTCGTGCTTATGGAGAAACCTATGGTTTGCCCTATGTGTTGACCAATTGTTCGAATAATTATGGGCCTTTTCATTTTCCAGAAAAATTGATTCCTTTGTTTATCAATAATATTATTCAAAACAAGCCTTTGCCGGTCTATGGCGATGGGAAATACACTCGTGATTGGTTGTTTGTAGAAGATCATGCGGTTGCAATTGATTTGGTTTTTCATGAAGGTGTAAATCATGATACGTATAATATAGGTGGATTTAATGAATGGCAAAATATCGATTTGGTGAAATTGCTCTGCAAAATTATGGACGAGAAATTAGGAAGAATTGCTGGAACATCAGAGCAATCGATTTCCTATGTAAAAGACCGTCCGGGTCATGATTTGCGTTACGCGATTGATGCCAGTAAAATCAATAAAGAGTTAGGATGGAAACCTTCAGTAACTTTTGAGCAAGGGTTGGAAAGAACTGTAAATTGGTATTTAGAAAACCAGACTTGGTTGAATAATATTACTTCGGGAGAATATGCAACTTATTATGAAAACCAGTACAAGTAATTCGTTAATCGTGATCCGTAATTCGAAGCTCCAAATAGACAGTATTAGTGCAAATGAAAGATC
The Flavobacterium sp. WC2421 genome window above contains:
- the rfbC gene encoding dTDP-4-dehydrorhamnose 3,5-epimerase — translated: MTIEKTFIQDLVIVNPTVFEDSRGYFFEAYNQAKFHENGIMYDFIQDNQSFSKRGVIRGLHLQINPFAQAKLVRVLEGEILDVAVDLRKNSLTYGKHFSVVLSAENKKQLMVPHGFAHGFSVLSETASVMYKVDRLYHKESERGIRYDDPTLAIDWQVSTDEVIVSEKDVILPSFDQIDWTFE
- the rfbD gene encoding dTDP-4-dehydrorhamnose reductase encodes the protein MQKILVTGATGQLGSELKVLSENYWQYEWVFADRTQISLDHLSKLKIQLELIRPNFILNCGAYTAVDKAETEQNLADIVNHQSVKVLAQYANENKVKLIHISTDYVFDGSSAIALTEEALTQPINVYGATKRAGELAAIAVNPDVIIIRTSWVYSRFGNNFVKTMQRLLQERDSISVVNDQVGSPTYAADLAQAMMTIVEAPEWIPGIYNYSNEGEISWYEFVLAIQEIGGYECDVKGIPSSSYPTPAKRPAFSLLDKTKIKRVYNVVVPDYKDSLKKCLEIKV
- the rfbB gene encoding dTDP-glucose 4,6-dehydratase — its product is MKNILITGGAGFIGSHVVRLFVKKYPQYQIFNLDALTYAGNLENIVDIEKEPNYTFIKGDIVDAPFIDALFAEHQFDGVLHLAAESHVDRSITDPLSFVKTNVIGTMNLLNAAKTIWNGNYVGKRFYHISTDEVYGSLGSEGLFTETTAYDPNSPYSASKASSDHFVRAYGETYGLPYVLTNCSNNYGPFHFPEKLIPLFINNIIQNKPLPVYGDGKYTRDWLFVEDHAVAIDLVFHEGVNHDTYNIGGFNEWQNIDLVKLLCKIMDEKLGRIAGTSEQSISYVKDRPGHDLRYAIDASKINKELGWKPSVTFEQGLERTVNWYLENQTWLNNITSGEYATYYENQYK